In a genomic window of Streptomyces roseoviridis:
- the ctaD gene encoding cytochrome c oxidase subunit I, with translation MSILNEPQGAAAAEDSYENELPVRRKQPGNVVVKWLTTTDHKTIGTMYLVTSFAFFCIGGLMALFMRAELARPGTQIMSNEQFNQAFTMHGTIMLLMFATPLFAGFANWIMPLQIGAPDVAFPRLNMFAYWLYLFGSIIAVAGFLTPQGAADFGWFAYSPLSDAVRSPGVGADLWIMGLAFSGFGTILGSVNFITTIICMRAPGMTMFRMPIFTWNVLLTGVLVLLAFPVLAAALFALEADRKFGAHVFDAANGGALLWQHLFWFFGHPEVYIIALPFFGIISEVIPVFSRKPMFGYIGLVAATIAIAGLSVTVWAHHMYVTGGVLLPFFSFMTFLIAVPTGVKFFNWIGTMWKGSLSFETPMLWAVGFLITFTFGGLTGVILASPPMDFHISDSYFVVAHFHYVVFGTVVFAMFSGFHFWWPKFTGKMLDERLGKITFWTLFVGFHGTFLVQHWLGAEGMPRRYADYLDADGFTALNTISTISSFVLGLSILPFFYNIWKTAKYGKKIEVDDPWGYGRSLEWATSCPPPRHNFLTLPRIRSESPAFDLHHPEIAALDQLENKPHEVAALSGGKEAGK, from the coding sequence GAGCATCCTCAACGAACCCCAGGGTGCGGCCGCGGCTGAGGACTCGTACGAGAACGAGCTCCCCGTACGCCGCAAGCAGCCCGGCAACGTCGTGGTGAAGTGGCTGACCACCACCGACCACAAGACCATCGGTACGATGTACCTGGTCACGTCGTTCGCCTTCTTCTGCATCGGCGGCCTGATGGCGCTCTTCATGCGCGCCGAGCTGGCCCGTCCGGGTACGCAGATCATGTCGAACGAGCAGTTCAACCAGGCGTTCACGATGCACGGCACGATCATGCTGCTGATGTTCGCGACGCCGCTGTTCGCCGGTTTCGCGAACTGGATCATGCCGCTCCAGATCGGCGCCCCCGACGTCGCGTTCCCGCGACTGAACATGTTCGCCTACTGGCTGTACCTGTTCGGCTCGATCATCGCGGTGGCCGGCTTCCTCACCCCGCAGGGTGCCGCCGACTTCGGCTGGTTCGCCTACTCCCCGCTGTCGGACGCGGTCCGCTCGCCGGGCGTCGGCGCCGACCTGTGGATCATGGGTCTGGCCTTCTCCGGCTTCGGCACGATCCTCGGCTCGGTCAACTTCATCACCACGATCATCTGCATGCGCGCTCCGGGCATGACGATGTTCCGCATGCCGATCTTCACCTGGAACGTGCTGCTGACCGGTGTCCTGGTCCTGCTCGCCTTCCCGGTCCTGGCCGCCGCGCTGTTCGCCCTGGAGGCGGACCGCAAGTTCGGTGCCCACGTCTTCGACGCGGCCAACGGCGGTGCCCTGCTGTGGCAGCACCTCTTCTGGTTCTTCGGACACCCAGAGGTGTACATCATCGCCCTGCCGTTCTTCGGCATCATCTCCGAGGTCATCCCGGTCTTCAGCCGCAAGCCGATGTTCGGCTACATCGGCCTGGTGGCCGCGACCATCGCGATCGCCGGTCTGTCCGTGACCGTGTGGGCGCACCACATGTACGTCACCGGTGGCGTGCTCCTCCCGTTCTTCTCCTTCATGACGTTCCTCATCGCCGTACCGACCGGCGTGAAGTTCTTCAACTGGATCGGAACGATGTGGAAGGGCTCGCTGTCCTTCGAGACCCCGATGCTCTGGGCCGTCGGCTTCCTGATCACCTTCACCTTCGGTGGTCTGACCGGCGTCATCCTGGCCTCGCCCCCGATGGACTTCCACATCTCCGACTCGTACTTCGTGGTCGCGCACTTCCACTACGTCGTCTTCGGCACCGTGGTCTTCGCGATGTTCTCCGGCTTCCACTTCTGGTGGCCGAAGTTCACCGGCAAGATGCTGGACGAGCGCCTCGGCAAGATCACCTTCTGGACGCTGTTCGTGGGCTTCCACGGCACCTTCCTGGTGCAGCACTGGCTGGGCGCCGAGGGCATGCCGCGTCGTTACGCGGACTACCTGGACGCCGACGGCTTCACCGCCCTGAACACGATCTCGACGATCTCGTCCTTCGTGCTCGGTCTGTCGATCCTGCCGTTCTTCTACAACATCTGGAAGACCGCCAAGTACGGCAAGAAGATCGAGGTCGACGACCCGTGGGGCTACGGCCGTTCGCTCGAGTGGGCGACGTCCTGCCCGCCGCCGCGGCACAACTTCCTCACCCTGCCGCGGATCCGTTCCGAATCCCCGGCGTTCGACCTGCACCACCCTGAGATCGCGGCTCTCGACCAGCTCGAGAACAAGCCTCACGAGGTGGCGGCCCTCAGCGGCGGCAAGGAGGCCGGCAAGTGA
- a CDS encoding cytochrome c oxidase subunit 4: MKIQGKMFIWLSVFILAMAVLYGVWSKEPVGTTALFLAFGLCIMVGYYLAFTAKRVDAMAQDDKEADVADEAGEVGFFAPHSWQPLSLALGGALAFAAMAIGWWLLYFSAPLILVGIFGWVFEFYRGENQNQ, translated from the coding sequence GTGAAGATCCAGGGCAAGATGTTCATCTGGCTGAGCGTCTTCATCCTTGCCATGGCGGTCCTCTACGGCGTCTGGTCCAAGGAGCCGGTCGGCACGACGGCGCTCTTCCTGGCCTTCGGCCTGTGCATCATGGTCGGCTACTACCTGGCCTTCACGGCCAAGCGGGTCGACGCCATGGCGCAGGACGACAAGGAGGCCGACGTCGCGGACGAGGCCGGCGAGGTGGGCTTCTTCGCCCCCCACAGCTGGCAGCCGCTCTCGCTGGCCCTCGGCGGTGCGCTGGCCTTCGCCGCGATGGCGATCGGCTGGTGGCTGCTGTACTTCTCCGCCCCGCTGATCCTGGTCGGCATCTTCGGCTGGGTCTTCGAGTTCTACCGCGGTGAGAACCAGAACCAGTAG